Proteins from a genomic interval of Amphiura filiformis chromosome 9, Afil_fr2py, whole genome shotgun sequence:
- the LOC140161356 gene encoding cytochrome P450 2J4-like, with the protein MAHWVLWFIDIRTILVCVVAFLVISWWTRKPKNLPPGPWTWPILGSLPNLGISLYRSGLQPHQFMSKLTKHYGKVYSLYLGNQLLVILNSAESVREAFQNQYLADRPTSKIPEKFKMTKGQGVVMGSGDHWREQRRFTLSTFRSFGVGKRSFQDQISVEVKALCEEFSSFKGESFDPRKLLSNAVSNIICAVVFGKRFEYSDTTFHELLHLLDKQIEDAGAGIVASFIPIVRYLNIKSTSDNVKYERAHRLWTFYCTIVDDHREHFDRADLKDYIDVYLDEIEQVEGSERALNINDQNMMASVNQLFAAGSETTVTTLRWALLYMMAYPDIQDKVQQEIDNVVGRNRLPNLSDKEQMPYTEATLMEIQRIASIVPLGVPHYASEDTILFGYTIPQNTIIMSNIWAIHHDPASWKDPESFRPERFLNEDKLVKQPDEYLPFSTGRRVCLGENLAKMELFLFFSQLLHHFTFKKPKDVQKLCFDGKIGATNSPSDFRTEAIVRD; encoded by the exons ATGGCGCATTGGGTTTTATGGTTTATAGATATCCGCACTATATTGGTATGTGTAGTAGCATTCCTCGTTATATCATGGTGGACACGTAAACCAAAGAATCTACCCCCAGGACCATGGACCTGGCCTATTTTGGGCAGCCTGCCCAATCTTGGTATTTCTCTGTATCGATCTGGCTTACAACCACATCAATTCATGTCTAAGCTTACCAAACATTACGGTAAAGTGTACAGCTTATACTTGGGAAATCAACTTTTAGTTATTTTGAATAGTGCTGAAAGTGTGCGAGAAGCTTTCCAAAATCAGTATCTTGCAGATCGACCAACCTCCAAGATACCGGAAAAATTCAAAATGACAAAAGGTCAAG GCGTAGTAATGGGGTCAGGCGATCATTGGAGAGAACAACGAAGATTTACTCTCTCCACCTTCCGAAGTTTTGGTGTCGGTAAAAGAAGTTTCCAAGATCAAATATCGGTGGAAGTAAAGGCTCTTTGCGAAGAGTTTTCTTCTTTTAAAGGAGAAAGCTTCGATCCGCGTAAGCTTCTGTCGAATGCTGTATCCAATATCATATGTGCAGTGGTTTTTGGGAAAAGGTTTGAGTATTCAGACACGACATTCCATGAACTGTTACACCTGTTAGACAAGCAAATTGAGGATGCTGGAGCTGGGATTGTTGCGTCTTTCATCCCAATAGTTAG GTACCTCAACATAAAATCAACGTCAGACAATGTAAAATATGAAAGAGCGCACCGGTTATGGACATTTTACTGTACTATCGTTGACGACCATCGCGAACACTTTGATCGTGCTGATCTTAAGGACTACATCGACGTCTATTTAGATGAAATAGAACAAGTAGAAGGAAGTGAACGTGCTTTAAATATTAATGATCAAAATATGATGGCATCAGTAAATCAACTTTTTGCAGCTGGTTCTGAAACCACTGTCACAACTCTTCGTTGGGCATTGTTGTATATGATGGCATACCCAGACATTCAAGACAAAGTTCAACAAGAAATTGACAATGTCGTGGGCAGAAATCGCTTGCCCAATTTATCGGATAAAGAACAAATGCCTTACACCGAAGCTACTTTGATGGAGATTCAACGTATCGCTTCTATTGTCCCATTAGGAGTGCCCCATTACGCTTCAGAAGATACTATCTTGTTTGGTTATACCATCCCCCAAAACACGATAATTATGTCCAATATTTGGGCAATTCATCATGATCCGGCCAGTTGGAAAGATCCAGAAAGCTTTCGTCCTGAAAGGTTTCTAAATGAAGATAAGCTGGTAAAACAACCAGACGAATATTTACCATTTAGCACAG GACGACGAGTTTGCCTCGGTGAAAACTTAGCCAAAATGGAGCTGTTTCTCTTCTTCTCGCAGCTTCTACATCATTTCACTTTCAAGAAACCCAAAGATGTACAAAAGTTATGTTTCGATGGAAAGATCGGGGCAACTAACTCTCCGAGTGATTTTAGAACTGAAGCAATCGTGAGAGACTAG